In Leptodesmis sichuanensis A121, the following are encoded in one genomic region:
- a CDS encoding glycosyltransferase: protein MVGDRSSLTDLKLALVHEWLTPKATGGSELVVQEILQWLDADLFALIDFESRNPNSYLFNRQIGTTFLQHFPFAEQGVQKYLPFLPLAIEQLDLRAYDVILSSSHVAAKGVLTGSHQLHVCYCHAPMRYAWDLTFDYLNSSRAGKGLPGILTRYLLHRLRQWDVLTANRVDYFIANSRHTARRIWRCYRRPAEVIYPPVHTDRFPFVTQKQDFYVTVSRLVSYKKIDLIVRAFNQLGRSLVVIGEGPELESIRRIAQPNVQVLGWQPHEVMAQYMAQAKAFVYAAYEDFGIAPVEAQACGTPVIAFGAGGTLETVRDIRQHPEKGTGVLFQQQTEAEVMQAVEVFESYESQFQPDLLRSHAGIFNPQIFQERYLAFLERCYQEFRTNSLA from the coding sequence GTGGTGGGCGATCGCTCGTCTTTGACGGATCTTAAATTGGCGCTAGTTCACGAGTGGCTGACTCCAAAAGCCACGGGTGGATCTGAACTGGTTGTGCAGGAAATTCTGCAGTGGCTGGATGCAGACTTGTTTGCCCTGATTGACTTTGAGTCTCGGAATCCCAATAGTTATCTATTTAATCGCCAAATTGGAACGACTTTTCTCCAACACTTTCCTTTTGCTGAACAGGGAGTCCAGAAATATCTGCCTTTCCTTCCCCTGGCGATCGAGCAACTCGATTTACGGGCTTATGATGTCATTCTGTCGTCCTCCCATGTAGCCGCTAAGGGAGTGCTGACTGGCTCTCATCAACTTCATGTTTGTTATTGTCATGCCCCGATGCGCTACGCCTGGGACTTGACGTTTGACTATTTAAACAGCAGTCGTGCGGGAAAGGGACTTCCTGGTATTTTGACCCGTTACTTACTACATCGGTTACGCCAATGGGATGTGTTAACTGCGAACCGGGTGGATTACTTTATCGCCAATTCTCGCCATACCGCCCGTCGCATCTGGCGCTGTTACCGTCGCCCTGCCGAGGTGATTTATCCTCCCGTCCATACCGATCGCTTTCCCTTCGTAACCCAGAAACAAGACTTTTATGTCACCGTGTCTCGTCTGGTCAGCTACAAAAAAATCGACCTGATTGTGCGGGCATTTAACCAATTGGGGCGATCGCTCGTTGTCATCGGTGAAGGCCCAGAGCTAGAGTCAATTCGCCGGATCGCCCAACCGAATGTGCAGGTCTTGGGCTGGCAACCCCATGAAGTTATGGCTCAGTACATGGCCCAGGCCAAAGCCTTTGTCTATGCCGCCTATGAAGATTTTGGTATTGCTCCAGTGGAAGCTCAGGCGTGCGGTACTCCTGTGATTGCCTTCGGGGCTGGGGGTACTCTGGAAACCGTGCGTGATATCCGACAGCATCCCGAAAAGGGAACGGGTGTTTTATTCCAACAGCAGACTGAAGCGGAGGTGATGCAGGCCGTCGAGGTGTTTGAATCCTACGAGTCCCAGTTCCAGCCCGATCTCTTGCGATCGCACGCTGGGATCTTCAATCCCCAAATTTTTCAAGAGCGGTACTTAGCGTTTTTGGAGCGCTGTTATCAAGAATTTCGGACAAATTCTCTGGCCTGA
- the queG gene encoding tRNA epoxyqueuosine(34) reductase QueG, translated as MADDPTTRIKQKALELGFHKVGMAAVGAYGDRAEANLQTWLSQGYHADMPWMENPARQNIRQIMPEVQSVICVALNYYAPVARPGGQHYAKISRYGWGRDYHKVLTKKLKALANWLKEQGEDIQVRYYADTGPIQDKVWAQRAGLGWIAKNGNLITREYGSWVFLGEVLTNLVLTPDRPHTAHCGTCTRCLEACPTHAFPQPHVVDANRCIAYHTIENRSAVLPPEMASHLQGWVAGCDICQDVCPWNQRFAQPTTEADFYPRSWNVAPTLKELASLTDEEYERRFTGSALRRIKPAMLRRNARYGLAQLPRNESE; from the coding sequence ATGGCTGACGACCCCACTACCCGAATTAAACAAAAGGCGTTGGAGCTTGGATTTCACAAGGTTGGCATGGCCGCCGTGGGCGCGTATGGCGATCGGGCGGAGGCCAATCTCCAAACCTGGCTTTCCCAGGGCTACCACGCGGATATGCCATGGATGGAGAATCCGGCACGGCAGAATATTCGCCAGATCATGCCAGAGGTGCAGTCCGTAATTTGTGTGGCCCTCAATTACTACGCTCCTGTGGCACGACCAGGCGGCCAGCACTATGCCAAAATCTCCCGCTATGGTTGGGGACGGGACTATCACAAGGTGTTGACCAAGAAGTTGAAAGCCCTGGCAAACTGGCTGAAAGAGCAAGGAGAAGACATCCAGGTGCGCTACTACGCTGACACTGGCCCGATTCAGGATAAGGTCTGGGCACAGCGAGCCGGACTGGGGTGGATTGCTAAAAATGGCAACTTAATTACCCGTGAATACGGTTCCTGGGTGTTTTTAGGAGAAGTGTTAACCAACCTGGTGTTAACGCCCGATCGCCCCCATACTGCCCACTGTGGCACCTGTACCCGCTGTCTGGAAGCCTGCCCTACGCATGCGTTTCCTCAGCCTCATGTGGTGGATGCTAACCGTTGCATTGCCTATCACACGATCGAAAATCGCTCTGCTGTGTTACCACCGGAGATGGCCTCCCATCTTCAAGGTTGGGTAGCGGGGTGTGATATTTGCCAGGATGTTTGTCCCTGGAACCAACGATTTGCTCAACCCACTACCGAGGCTGACTTTTACCCACGTTCCTGGAATGTTGCCCCAACGTTGAAAGAACTGGCTTCGTTAACAGATGAAGAGTATGAGCGGCGGTTTACAGGTTCTGCTTTGCGCCGGATCAAGCCCGCCATGCTGCGTCGTAATGCTCGTTATGGCTTAGCGCAGTTGCCCAGGAATGAGAGTGAATAG
- a CDS encoding sensor histidine kinase family protein has translation MSLQPCSPTQIGSSSLQRLQSENFELRQYLEAQRKVIASLERRVGRSLESLGVYVQAIASAPDTGSQWQSSINSIQSEVDSLCDLLSDAMLLQKLEAGKVQPNLEPLELEPLLNCVSRHLLEPRSQDPVRLICEFGASMPKIWADQELTEAVLTDLLARGLRYSDSTSAVVLGVAAVDDWVHLYVTAQRFAPIGNRDFATEIVLCCRRIEVQKGKVTCHQRPDGLQTVTIALQAV, from the coding sequence ATGTCTCTCCAACCCTGTTCCCCCACTCAGATTGGATCGTCTTCACTTCAACGGCTGCAGTCCGAAAACTTTGAGTTGCGGCAATATCTGGAAGCCCAGCGGAAAGTGATCGCGTCTCTGGAACGGCGTGTAGGGCGATCGCTAGAATCCCTGGGCGTATATGTTCAAGCGATCGCATCTGCGCCAGACACAGGCTCTCAATGGCAGTCCTCCATCAATTCCATTCAAAGTGAAGTCGATTCCCTGTGTGACCTGCTCTCCGATGCCATGCTGCTCCAGAAACTGGAAGCGGGTAAGGTGCAACCAAACCTGGAACCGCTGGAATTAGAACCGTTACTAAATTGCGTCAGCCGCCACCTGTTGGAACCCAGAAGTCAGGATCCGGTGCGCTTGATTTGTGAATTTGGTGCTTCCATGCCGAAGATTTGGGCCGATCAGGAACTGACCGAAGCGGTATTGACCGATCTACTGGCGCGCGGCTTACGCTATTCAGACTCCACGTCAGCCGTGGTGCTGGGAGTCGCTGCAGTAGACGACTGGGTTCACTTATATGTGACGGCTCAGCGGTTTGCCCCGATCGGCAATCGCGATTTTGCCACCGAAATTGTCTTATGTTGCCGCCGCATCGAGGTGCAAAAGGGTAAAGTCACCTGCCATCAACGGCCAGACGGTTTACAAACGGTGACGATCGCCCTGCAAGCAGTTTAA
- a CDS encoding sugar transferase gives MTAESQLVSGKSVRAILRRGLVPFLLDSLHGDTAKRLFDICFSLTVLIVFSPLYLILILLIALSSRGPVFYVQQRVGRHYRRFNCIKFRTMVDGADQMLVEMMATHPRLRQEFQDNFKLRRDPRITWIGQFLRVTSLDEFPQFWNVLKGDMSVVGPRPLVVEELPKYGKYMDRVLTVRPGITGLWQVSGRNDIPYPRRVQIDVYYASCRSFWMDLAIMVKTIGVVIFPKDNGAY, from the coding sequence ATGACTGCGGAAAGTCAACTCGTCTCCGGCAAGTCAGTTCGTGCAATTCTTAGACGCGGCCTGGTGCCGTTTCTACTTGATTCCCTGCACGGGGACACAGCCAAGCGACTATTCGATATTTGCTTTTCCTTGACTGTTTTGATCGTTTTTTCTCCGCTGTACCTGATTCTGATTCTGCTGATTGCTCTGAGTTCTCGTGGCCCCGTTTTTTACGTCCAGCAACGGGTAGGGCGGCACTATCGGCGCTTCAACTGCATCAAGTTCAGGACGATGGTGGATGGGGCAGATCAGATGCTGGTAGAGATGATGGCAACTCATCCCCGGCTGCGTCAGGAGTTTCAAGACAATTTCAAGCTACGACGAGATCCCCGAATTACCTGGATCGGCCAGTTTTTGCGGGTGACCAGTCTGGATGAGTTTCCCCAATTTTGGAATGTCTTAAAAGGGGATATGAGTGTGGTAGGGCCTCGCCCACTGGTAGTGGAAGAACTTCCCAAGTATGGGAAATATATGGATCGAGTGCTCACGGTGCGACCGGGAATCACCGGGTTATGGCAGGTTTCGGGGCGCAATGATATTCCCTATCCCAGGCGGGTACAAATTGATGTGTATTACGCCAGTTGCCGCAGCTTCTGGATGGATTTGGCGATCATGGTAAAAACGATCGGTGTGGTCATTTTTCCCAAAGACAACGGCGCGTATTGA